From the genome of Bacteroides sp. MSB163, one region includes:
- a CDS encoding DedA family protein: MEFILDFILHIDQYMINIVQEYHAWTYIILFIIIFCETGLVVTPFLPGDSLLFVAGAIASLPGTPLEVNILVLILFFAAVLGDSCNYMIGHLFGRKLFNNPNSKIFKQSHLNKTHEFYKKYGGKTIIIARFVPIVRTFAPFVAGMGKMHYYYFMVYNLIGGAAWVALFCYAGYFFGDLPIVQENLKLLIVAIIVISILPAIIEVIRAKKK, translated from the coding sequence ATGGAATTTATATTAGATTTTATTCTTCACATTGATCAATATATGATAAACATTGTGCAGGAATATCATGCCTGGACTTACATAATATTGTTCATAATCATTTTTTGTGAAACGGGATTGGTTGTTACTCCTTTTCTTCCGGGAGATTCATTACTCTTTGTGGCGGGAGCTATTGCCTCGTTACCCGGGACGCCTCTTGAGGTAAATATTCTTGTTTTGATCTTGTTTTTCGCCGCAGTTTTGGGAGATTCTTGTAATTATATGATAGGGCATCTCTTCGGGCGCAAATTGTTCAATAATCCCAATTCTAAAATATTCAAACAAAGTCATTTGAATAAAACACATGAATTTTATAAAAAGTATGGAGGCAAGACTATAATAATAGCCAGGTTTGTCCCTATTGTGCGCACTTTTGCTCCGTTTGTAGCAGGAATGGGTAAAATGCATTACTATTATTTTATGGTATACAATCTGATAGGAGGTGCAGCTTGGGTGGCACTTTTCTGCTATGCCGGATATTTCTTCGGAGACCTCCCGATTGTGCAGGAAAATCTTAAATTGTTGATTGTGGCAATTATAGTTATATCCATATTACCTGCCATTATAGAGGTGATACGGGCAAAAAAGAAATAA
- a CDS encoding BF3164 family lipoprotein, whose protein sequence is MKHLLYIILLSLLFLSACKPRAEQKQREANDTIIAETPKVIQDAPLVAGCVTLKDEDFGELIELAGIHQILDEEGPIFKMSEPEMLIRNGYFLLQNRPAMSYKRRSDGTVEILKPADEGLDCFFHWYSLPDFRYITSFGIGGNGPSEFNYPHLVPSSVSTPDTYVYETSTMQLFETDTTGVFKPLPFTFKSEKGSSYSDRQICAVSRDIFYYADNVSGGKAIIRAVYQGDSLHTEQIYNLAFSKKHRSWSPYIGDFIVSPSGNRMVYAYKYFRKVLVMDTSAQTVRDITFVADGVEVKNDILTLGPDNVTYYWGISATDDYFFLTYSGRTPLQVSHENGKSDGYIFVEQYDWGGNPVARYKLDHWGRVVSDGKRLYQVCYMYDDPLFLYILPGKE, encoded by the coding sequence ATGAAACACTTACTTTACATTATATTGCTGTCTCTATTGTTTCTCTCTGCCTGCAAGCCGCGGGCAGAGCAGAAGCAACGGGAGGCGAACGACACGATTATTGCAGAAACTCCGAAGGTGATACAAGATGCTCCTTTGGTGGCCGGATGTGTGACATTAAAAGATGAGGATTTTGGAGAACTTATAGAATTGGCTGGTATTCATCAAATATTAGATGAAGAAGGTCCTATCTTCAAAATGTCAGAACCGGAAATGCTGATTAGGAATGGATATTTCCTTTTGCAAAATCGTCCAGCCATGTCTTATAAACGCCGTTCAGATGGAACTGTTGAAATCCTGAAGCCGGCAGATGAAGGTCTCGATTGTTTCTTTCACTGGTATAGCTTGCCGGATTTCCGTTATATTACTTCTTTCGGAATAGGAGGAAATGGACCCAGTGAATTTAACTATCCCCATCTGGTACCTTCCAGTGTGTCTACTCCCGATACATATGTATATGAAACCAGCACTATGCAACTGTTTGAAACCGATACGACAGGTGTCTTTAAACCTTTGCCCTTTACTTTTAAGTCAGAAAAAGGTTCTTCTTATTCTGACCGGCAGATATGTGCAGTTTCCCGGGATATTTTCTATTATGCTGATAATGTATCAGGAGGAAAAGCCATTATTCGTGCTGTTTATCAAGGGGACAGTTTGCATACAGAGCAGATATATAATCTTGCATTTAGTAAAAAACATCGTTCCTGGAGTCCGTATATTGGCGATTTTATTGTTTCTCCTTCCGGTAACCGGATGGTATATGCCTATAAATATTTTCGTAAAGTCTTGGTAATGGATACATCTGCTCAAACCGTACGAGATATTACTTTTGTTGCTGACGGTGTGGAAGTCAAGAATGATATACTAACATTAGGTCCGGATAATGTGACTTATTATTGGGGAATATCTGCTACGGATGATTATTTCTTCCTGACTTATAGCGGACGTACTCCACTTCAGGTATCACATGAGAACGGTAAAAGTGACGGATATATCTTTGTGGAGCAATATGATTGGGGCGGTAATCCGGTAGCACGTTATAAACTTGACCATTGGGGCAGGGTTGTATCAGATGGGAAGCGATTGTATCAGGTATGTTATATGTATGACGATCCGCTCTTTTTGTATATATTACCCGGAAAAGAATAA
- a CDS encoding DUF4286 family protein — protein sequence MLIYNTTYQVEEGQEDNFLIWIKEFYLPEVEKTGSLHTPRIVRVLSHREEGSTCYSLQFEVENSGILHRWHLEQGTKLNEELVKIFQDKVVGFPTLMEVIE from the coding sequence ATGCTGATTTATAATACCACCTATCAAGTAGAAGAAGGACAGGAAGATAACTTCCTGATCTGGATCAAAGAATTCTATTTACCCGAAGTAGAAAAGACAGGGTCATTGCATACACCGCGCATTGTTCGTGTACTCAGTCATCGTGAAGAGGGTAGTACCTGTTATTCCCTTCAGTTCGAAGTGGAAAATTCCGGTATCTTGCATCGTTGGCATCTGGAACAGGGAACGAAGTTGAACGAAGAACTGGTTAAGATATTCCAGGATAAAGTGGTAGGGTTTCCTACACTGATGGAGGTGATAGAGTGA
- a CDS encoding ATP-binding cassette domain-containing protein, with translation MQPYTICLTGGVARNPLVRLAAPASASFPADEHIAIVGPNGSGKSLLVDMLIGKYPLKEGTITYDFSPSTSKTVYENIKYIAFRDTYGSADANYYYQQRWNTHDHDDVPLVRDMLGEVRDEKLKQELFELFRIEPMLDKPMILLSSGELRKFQLVKALLTAPRVLIMDNPFIGLDAQTRELLNTLLAGLAKRSAVQLILILSMMDDIPSYINKVLPIANRTVGQMMQRDQYLTIFRNADIPVPEDLQQRIVDLPYDNTNYVSDEVVRLNKVSIRYGDRTILKELDWTVMRGQKWALSGENGAGKSTLLSLVCADNPQSYACDISLFGRKRGTGESIWEIKKHIGYVSPEMHRAYLKNLPAIEIVASGLHDSIGLYKRPKAEQMSVCEWWMDIFGIAALKDKPFLQLSSGEQRLALLARAFVKDPELLILDEPLHGLDTYNRRRVKKIIEAFCRRQDKTMIMVTHYEKELPATITDRIVLKRNR, from the coding sequence ATGCAACCATATACTATATGTTTGACGGGTGGTGTGGCCCGTAATCCGCTTGTGCGATTAGCTGCACCTGCTTCCGCATCTTTTCCGGCAGATGAACACATTGCCATTGTCGGACCTAATGGTTCCGGAAAAAGCCTTTTGGTAGATATGCTTATCGGAAAATATCCTTTGAAGGAAGGAACAATAACCTATGACTTTTCTCCTTCAACGTCAAAAACAGTCTATGAGAATATCAAATATATTGCTTTTCGCGATACGTATGGTTCGGCAGATGCCAACTATTATTATCAGCAGCGCTGGAATACTCATGATCATGATGATGTTCCGTTAGTCAGGGATATGTTGGGAGAAGTCAGGGATGAAAAACTGAAACAAGAACTTTTTGAATTATTCCGTATTGAACCTATGCTGGATAAGCCGATGATTCTTCTTTCCAGTGGTGAGTTGCGTAAATTTCAGTTAGTGAAAGCGCTGCTTACAGCTCCCCGTGTTCTTATCATGGATAATCCTTTCATTGGGTTGGATGCCCAGACCCGTGAATTGCTGAATACTTTGTTGGCAGGACTAGCCAAACGCTCTGCCGTACAACTTATCCTGATACTTTCTATGATGGATGATATTCCCTCATATATTAATAAAGTGCTGCCGATAGCTAATCGTACGGTAGGACAAATGATGCAACGTGATCAATATCTTACCATATTCAGGAATGCAGATATACCTGTACCCGAAGATTTGCAGCAGCGTATTGTTGATCTTCCTTATGATAATACCAATTATGTATCCGATGAAGTGGTCAGATTGAATAAAGTCAGTATTCGCTATGGTGACCGTACTATTTTGAAAGAACTGGACTGGACAGTGATGCGCGGACAGAAGTGGGCGTTGAGTGGTGAGAATGGAGCGGGAAAGTCTACTTTACTTAGTCTTGTGTGTGCCGATAATCCTCAATCATACGCTTGCGATATCAGTTTGTTCGGGAGAAAGAGAGGGACGGGGGAGAGCATTTGGGAAATAAAGAAACATATTGGTTATGTCAGCCCTGAAATGCACCGTGCTTATTTGAAGAATCTACCGGCGATTGAAATAGTTGCCTCCGGCCTGCACGACAGTATCGGACTATACAAGCGCCCGAAAGCGGAACAGATGTCTGTTTGCGAATGGTGGATGGATATTTTCGGTATTGCTGCCTTAAAAGACAAACCTTTTTTGCAATTATCCAGTGGTGAGCAACGTTTGGCTCTTCTGGCACGTGCTTTTGTAAAAGATCCGGAATTATTGATACTGGATGAGCCTTTGCATGGTCTGGATACATACAATCGTCGGCGGGTAAAGAAGATAATCGAAGCATTTTGTCGCCGGCAGGATAAAACCATGATTATGGTTACCCACTATGAAAAGGAGTTGCCCGCTACTATTACAGATCGCATAGTTTTAAAGCGTAATCGGTAA
- a CDS encoding TonB family protein, with protein METKKTPKANLESKRPTWLLVGYVVVLAFMFVAFEWTRDIKIDTSGRIVENVFEQDMEIPLTRQPEVAPPPPPQVTPINDVLIIIDDDANVEETNFASSEETGEDVVVKHIPVTVDEDVPVEDEIFEVVEENPQFLNGGTVGLLQYLSKNIKYPTIPQENGTQGRVTVQFVVNKDGSIVDVTVIRGVDPYLDKEAVRVISTMPKWKPGKQRGVPVRCKFTVPVTFKLK; from the coding sequence ATGGAAACCAAAAAAACACCCAAAGCAAACTTGGAAAGCAAGAGACCCACGTGGTTACTTGTGGGTTATGTAGTCGTACTTGCCTTCATGTTCGTAGCGTTTGAATGGACGCGTGATATTAAGATTGACACGAGTGGTCGTATCGTCGAAAATGTGTTTGAACAGGACATGGAGATCCCTCTTACAAGGCAGCCTGAGGTTGCTCCCCCACCTCCACCTCAGGTTACTCCTATTAATGATGTATTGATAATAATAGATGATGACGCTAATGTAGAAGAAACCAATTTCGCCTCTTCGGAAGAAACCGGTGAGGATGTGGTAGTGAAACATATACCAGTCACTGTGGACGAAGATGTGCCGGTAGAAGATGAGATTTTTGAAGTTGTGGAAGAAAATCCGCAATTTCTCAATGGTGGTACAGTCGGTCTTTTACAGTATTTGAGTAAGAATATCAAGTATCCCACCATTCCACAAGAGAATGGAACCCAGGGGCGTGTAACTGTGCAGTTTGTTGTAAACAAGGATGGTAGTATCGTGGATGTGACCGTGATAAGAGGCGTTGATCCTTATCTGGACAAAGAAGCGGTTCGCGTTATTTCTACCATGCCGAAATGGAAGCCCGGAAAACAACGTGGCGTACCCGTACGCTGCAAGTTTACAGTGCCTGTGACGTTTAAGTTAAAATAG
- a CDS encoding DUF47 domain-containing protein, with the protein MKNSFFSRFTPKEPKFFPLLKQLSEILSASSTLLVESLQHDKPEERADYYKRIKDLEREGDKLTHLILDELGTTFITPFDREDIHALASTMDDVIDGINSCAKRINIYNPRPISDSGKELSRLIQQEAVYIGKAMDELETFRQKPAALRGYCNKLHDIENQADDVYEHFITKLFEEEKDCIELIKIKEIMYELEKTTDVAEQVGKILKNLIIKYA; encoded by the coding sequence ATGAAAAATTCTTTTTTTAGCAGGTTTACTCCCAAAGAACCTAAGTTCTTTCCTCTGTTGAAGCAATTGTCTGAGATTTTGTCTGCATCATCTACTCTTTTGGTAGAAAGTTTACAACATGATAAACCGGAGGAGAGAGCAGATTATTATAAAAGAATAAAAGACCTGGAACGTGAGGGGGATAAATTAACTCATTTAATCCTTGATGAGCTTGGAACTACTTTTATTACTCCTTTTGACCGTGAAGATATTCATGCGTTGGCTTCAACCATGGATGACGTTATAGACGGGATAAACAGTTGTGCCAAACGTATTAATATCTATAATCCCCGCCCGATTTCCGATAGCGGAAAAGAGTTGAGTCGCCTGATTCAACAGGAGGCTGTATATATTGGCAAGGCGATGGATGAACTTGAAACTTTCCGCCAGAAACCGGCCGCATTGCGTGGATACTGCAATAAGTTACATGATATAGAAAATCAGGCAGATGATGTATATGAACACTTTATCACGAAGCTTTTTGAAGAAGAAAAGGATTGCATTGAACTTATCAAGATTAAAGAGATCATGTATGAATTGGAAAAAACAACCGATGTGGCAGAGCAGGTAGGTAAGATACTAAAGAATCTGATTATAAAATATGCATAG
- a CDS encoding inorganic phosphate transporter: MELLVIIIVLALIFDYINGFHDAANSIATIVSTKVLTPFQAVIWAAFFNFVAFFIAKYLIGGFGIANTVSKTVMEQFITLPIILSGVIAAIVWNLFTWWRGIPSSSSHTLIGGFAGAAIMAHGFDAIQFNIILKIAAFIFLAPLIGMIIAFGFTLLVLYACRRAHPHTAEVWFKKLQLVSSAMFSIGHGLNDSQKVMGIIAAAMIAAHSEGLGMGINSIEDLPDWVAFSCFTAISLGTMSGGWKIVKTMGTRITKVTPLEGVVAETAGAFTLYLTEFLKIPVSTTHTITGAIIGVGATKRLSAVRWGVTRSLMIAWVLTIPVSGLLAAGVYWIIGLFCSL; this comes from the coding sequence ATGGAATTATTAGTAATAATTATTGTACTGGCTCTGATATTCGACTATATCAATGGCTTCCACGATGCGGCAAATTCAATAGCCACTATTGTGTCGACCAAAGTTCTTACTCCCTTTCAGGCAGTAATATGGGCGGCTTTCTTTAACTTCGTTGCCTTTTTTATTGCCAAATATTTAATCGGTGGTTTCGGTATAGCCAATACTGTGTCCAAGACTGTGATGGAACAGTTTATTACACTGCCGATTATATTATCCGGAGTGATTGCTGCCATAGTATGGAATCTGTTTACCTGGTGGAGAGGTATTCCCTCATCTTCTTCCCATACCCTTATTGGCGGATTTGCAGGAGCCGCCATAATGGCTCATGGTTTCGATGCTATTCAATTCAATATCATTCTGAAGATTGCGGCTTTCATATTTCTTGCTCCTTTGATAGGAATGATTATTGCCTTCGGATTTACATTGTTGGTTCTTTATGCTTGTCGGCGTGCACATCCCCATACGGCTGAAGTCTGGTTTAAGAAATTGCAACTTGTCTCTTCGGCCATGTTCAGTATAGGGCATGGTTTGAATGATTCGCAAAAAGTAATGGGTATTATAGCAGCAGCTATGATAGCAGCCCATTCGGAAGGCTTGGGAATGGGAATAAACAGTATTGAGGATTTACCGGATTGGGTGGCATTTTCCTGTTTTACTGCCATTTCGCTTGGTACAATGTCCGGTGGGTGGAAGATTGTGAAAACGATGGGTACCAGGATTACCAAAGTAACACCTTTGGAAGGTGTTGTCGCGGAAACAGCCGGTGCTTTTACTTTATATCTTACGGAATTCTTGAAAATTCCGGTGAGTACTACACATACAATTACCGGAGCTATTATTGGAGTCGGTGCTACCAAAAGACTCTCCGCTGTACGTTGGGGAGTGACAAGAAGTCTGATGATTGCTTGGGTGCTGACTATCCCGGTGAGTGGGCTTTTGGCAGCCGGAGTTTATTGGATTATTGGCTTGTTCTGTTCTTTATAA
- a CDS encoding DUF6132 family protein, protein MEKTFAKRYWPTIVGAIVGAISGYLYWRYVGCSTGTCPITSSPLNSTLWGTVIGGLSGNILQPNILRKNNQDK, encoded by the coding sequence ATGGAAAAAACATTCGCTAAAAGATATTGGCCTACAATCGTAGGTGCAATAGTCGGGGCTATAAGCGGCTATCTATATTGGAGGTATGTCGGCTGTAGTACGGGTACTTGTCCAATTACCTCATCTCCACTAAACAGCACATTGTGGGGAACTGTCATAGGTGGCCTATCAGGAAACATTTTGCAACCAAATATTTTAAGGAAGAACAATCAAGATAAATAA
- the pulA gene encoding type I pullulanase, translated as MKMNELALIGVAAATIVSCSPAKKEYASYELYPVRSDDLTEMEYTPEVTSFTLWAPTADEVRLMLFDTGDGGHAYETVSMMADKEGTWTAKVEKDLIGKFYTFNVKIKDKWLGDTPGINAKSVGVNGKRAAIIDMSATDPEGWAADKRPALASPVDAIIYEMHHRDFSIDPSSGIQHKGKFLALTEEGTLSPEQLATGIDHMKELGVTHVHLLPSYDYASVDEARLDENKYNWGYDPQNYNVPDGSYSTDPYDPAVRIKEFKQMVQALHKAGIRVVLDVVYNHTFNTAESNFERTVPGYFYRQMPDGSFADASACGNETASNRPMMRKYMIESVLHWLNEYHLDGFRFDLMGIHDIATMNEIRKAVTAVDPSIIIYGEGWAAKVPQMPEDSLAMKANTYRMPGIAAFSDEMRDGLRGPFNDNHQGAFLAGVPGGEESIKFGIVGAVKHPQVDNDLVNYSKASWAEQPTQMVSYVSCHDDMCLVDRLNASVPGITPQELIKLDKLAQTAVFTSQGIPFIYAGEEVMRDKKGVHNSYQSPDSINAIDWKRKAEHADVFAYYKGLIQLRKNHPAFRMGDADLVRKHLEFLPVEGSNLIAYRLKEHANSDTWEDIIVALNSRKEPAKLTVPEGKYTVVCKDGFISEKGLGTLYGSEMIVPAQSALIIYK; from the coding sequence ATGAAAATGAATGAACTTGCCTTGATTGGAGTGGCGGCTGCTACGATTGTCAGTTGTTCTCCGGCAAAAAAAGAGTACGCATCTTATGAACTGTATCCTGTCCGCTCGGATGACTTGACGGAGATGGAGTATACTCCTGAAGTTACAAGTTTTACATTGTGGGCACCTACTGCCGATGAAGTACGTCTGATGTTGTTTGATACCGGTGACGGTGGTCATGCTTATGAAACCGTTTCAATGATGGCTGATAAGGAAGGAACATGGACAGCAAAGGTGGAGAAAGACCTGATAGGGAAATTCTATACATTCAATGTGAAGATTAAAGATAAATGGTTGGGAGATACTCCGGGCATCAATGCCAAATCCGTAGGAGTAAATGGAAAGCGTGCCGCAATTATAGATATGAGTGCGACTGATCCCGAAGGCTGGGCAGCAGATAAACGGCCTGCGTTGGCTTCTCCGGTAGATGCGATTATTTATGAAATGCATCACCGCGATTTCTCTATTGATCCTTCTTCCGGTATTCAGCACAAAGGTAAATTCCTGGCATTGACAGAAGAAGGTACATTGAGTCCTGAACAATTGGCAACAGGTATTGATCACATGAAAGAACTGGGTGTGACGCATGTACATCTTCTGCCATCTTATGACTATGCTTCCGTAGACGAGGCCAGATTGGATGAAAACAAATACAATTGGGGGTATGATCCGCAGAATTACAATGTGCCTGATGGTTCATATTCTACCGATCCTTATGATCCTGCTGTTCGTATTAAAGAGTTCAAACAGATGGTGCAGGCTTTGCATAAAGCAGGAATTCGCGTAGTGTTGGACGTGGTGTATAACCATACATTCAATACGGCTGAAAGCAACTTTGAACGTACGGTGCCGGGATATTTTTATCGCCAGATGCCGGACGGCAGCTTTGCTGACGCTTCCGCTTGCGGCAATGAAACGGCAAGTAACCGTCCTATGATGCGGAAATATATGATAGAGTCTGTGTTGCATTGGCTTAATGAATATCACCTTGACGGTTTCCGCTTTGATCTGATGGGGATTCATGATATAGCAACGATGAATGAAATTCGTAAGGCAGTTACAGCAGTTGACCCGAGTATCATTATTTATGGTGAAGGTTGGGCGGCTAAAGTTCCCCAGATGCCGGAAGACTCGTTGGCTATGAAAGCGAATACTTACCGGATGCCGGGTATTGCTGCATTTTCTGATGAAATGCGTGATGGATTGCGTGGTCCGTTCAATGACAATCATCAAGGTGCTTTTCTTGCCGGAGTTCCGGGAGGAGAGGAGAGTATCAAGTTTGGTATTGTTGGTGCTGTCAAGCATCCGCAAGTGGACAATGATTTGGTGAATTATAGTAAGGCTTCCTGGGCTGAACAGCCGACACAGATGGTCAGTTATGTTTCTTGCCATGATGATATGTGCTTGGTTGACAGACTGAATGCAAGTGTTCCGGGTATTACGCCACAGGAGTTGATAAAATTGGATAAATTGGCTCAAACGGCTGTATTTACTTCACAAGGCATACCGTTTATTTATGCCGGTGAAGAGGTGATGCGTGATAAGAAGGGCGTGCATAACAGTTATCAAAGTCCTGACTCTATTAATGCTATTGACTGGAAACGTAAAGCAGAACATGCAGATGTTTTCGCTTATTATAAAGGTCTGATACAGTTACGCAAGAATCACCCTGCTTTCCGCATGGGAGATGCGGATCTGGTACGTAAGCATTTGGAATTCCTTCCGGTGGAAGGCAGTAACTTGATAGCCTACCGTTTGAAAGAACATGCCAACAGTGATACATGGGAAGATATTATAGTGGCATTGAACTCACGTAAAGAACCTGCTAAACTAACAGTTCCCGAGGGTAAGTATACAGTTGTTTGCAAGGATGGCTTTATCAGTGAAAAAGGATTGGGTACGCTTTACGGATCAGAAATGATCGTTCCGGCGCAGTCTGCATTGATTATTTATAAATAA
- the ruvC gene encoding crossover junction endodeoxyribonuclease RuvC, producing the protein MIQPVKEKIILGIDPGTTIMGYGVLRVQGTKPEMIAMGIIDLRKMGDHYLKLRHIHERVLSIIESYLPDELAIEAPFFGKNVQSMLKLGRAQGVAMAAALSRDIPITEYAPLKIKMAITGNGQASKEQVADMLQRMLHFAKEDMPTFMDATDGLAAAYCHFLQMGRPTVEKGYHGWKDFIAKNPDKVKR; encoded by the coding sequence GTGATACAGCCTGTCAAGGAAAAGATAATTCTGGGCATTGACCCCGGTACGACCATTATGGGATACGGAGTTTTGCGTGTACAGGGAACAAAACCTGAGATGATAGCTATGGGCATTATTGATCTGCGTAAAATGGGTGATCATTACCTGAAGTTACGTCATATACACGAACGGGTGTTGAGTATTATCGAGAGCTATCTGCCTGATGAACTTGCCATTGAAGCACCCTTTTTCGGGAAGAATGTACAGTCTATGCTGAAGTTGGGGCGTGCACAAGGTGTTGCTATGGCGGCCGCTCTCAGCCGGGACATACCGATTACGGAATATGCTCCTTTAAAAATCAAAATGGCTATCACCGGAAACGGTCAGGCTTCTAAGGAGCAGGTAGCGGATATGTTGCAACGCATGTTGCATTTTGCAAAGGAAGATATGCCTACATTTATGGATGCTACGGATGGTCTTGCCGCCGCTTATTGCCACTTTCTGCAAATGGGACGTCCTACAGTAGAGAAAGGATATCACGGCTGGAAAGATTTCATCGCCAAGAATCCCGATAAAGTAAAGCGATAA
- a CDS encoding 6-bladed beta-propeller: MKSKQWKSAGLICLMFIGGLSSCTNGGQGSKGDVLDAQPIVGSVEILNGDSVWVCNLSALKDTLVLPLSYFADELQIVKLDNRDEALVPVRNVIVSDNYILVRGKDQTPFKLFDKSGKFLGNVGAFGQGPGEYQLIYDAQIDEAGGRIYLLPWNARSLLAYDLKGQAVQNIPLLGLVPKGVFKANTKDSLLSVFLLPFDYLPYVAWTQKFSGEIQDTIRSRHLALKPDFSNEVHSNKNGADFDVSLSPFWERRSDSLYHYANGRLNPRFTMSFAKKEVPIHDYRELPHHFLGSIFVEKQVAENNFTTEAPADFVIDKQSLKGAFYKVENDYLGNLPISWFSDCCSNGYYTANMEPVTLKETLEKYLVDTKDISAADRERIQKLADSIHENDNNYILYAKLK; encoded by the coding sequence ATGAAAAGCAAACAATGGAAAAGTGCAGGACTGATATGCCTGATGTTTATTGGAGGGTTGAGTTCTTGTACAAATGGTGGACAAGGATCAAAAGGTGATGTATTAGACGCACAACCGATAGTTGGTTCGGTGGAGATTTTAAACGGAGATTCTGTATGGGTTTGCAACCTATCGGCACTGAAAGATACATTAGTACTTCCATTGAGTTATTTTGCAGATGAATTGCAGATTGTGAAGTTGGATAACCGGGATGAAGCATTGGTGCCTGTGCGGAATGTGATTGTTTCTGACAATTATATATTGGTACGGGGCAAAGACCAAACTCCTTTTAAGCTTTTCGATAAATCAGGGAAGTTTCTTGGCAATGTGGGGGCGTTTGGACAAGGTCCCGGTGAGTATCAGTTGATTTATGATGCCCAAATAGACGAGGCCGGTGGGCGTATATATTTGCTTCCATGGAATGCAAGATCTCTGCTAGCCTATGATTTGAAAGGACAGGCTGTACAGAACATTCCATTACTTGGTTTGGTGCCGAAAGGTGTCTTCAAGGCAAATACAAAGGATTCTCTTTTGTCTGTATTCCTTCTGCCTTTTGATTATTTGCCGTATGTGGCATGGACTCAGAAGTTCAGTGGAGAAATACAAGATACGATACGTTCACGCCATCTGGCCTTAAAACCTGATTTTAGCAATGAGGTACACAGTAATAAGAATGGTGCTGATTTTGATGTATCTCTTTCCCCATTCTGGGAACGCCGTTCGGATAGCCTTTATCATTATGCCAACGGGCGTTTGAATCCTCGTTTCACTATGAGTTTTGCTAAGAAAGAGGTTCCTATCCATGATTATAGGGAACTTCCACATCATTTCTTGGGAAGTATATTTGTAGAAAAACAAGTGGCTGAAAATAATTTTACGACTGAGGCTCCTGCTGATTTTGTCATAGATAAACAGTCTTTGAAAGGGGCTTTCTATAAAGTAGAGAATGACTATCTGGGAAATTTACCTATTTCTTGGTTTTCAGACTGTTGCTCAAACGGATATTATACGGCCAACATGGAGCCTGTAACTCTGAAAGAAACATTGGAAAAATATCTGGTAGATACTAAAGACATTTCTGCTGCTGACCGGGAACGTATACAAAAGCTGGCAGATAGCATTCATGAGAATGACAATAACTATATTCTGTACGCTAAGTTGAAATAA